One segment of Marvinbryantia formatexigens DSM 14469 DNA contains the following:
- a CDS encoding GTP-binding protein, producing the protein MNQPGVMVYLMTGFLDSGKTQFLKFTLSQDYFQIRGKTLLLLCEDGEEEYDPEELKKYHVVIERVERQEDLTEEYLKALDKKHRPKRVVVEYNGMWKVSDFEKLKLPNGWEIEQKLTTVDASTFQVYLNNLKPLFVEMVRGSELVLFNRCEEIKPLAGYRRSVKVVSPQAEVVFEDEEGEIENIFGDEMPYDMNAPVIEIRPEDYGIWYVDVMENQERYRGKTVEFTLQAKKYPGFPSGVFVPGRMAMTCCADDTTFLGYVCKCGQQPEPEDGAWVKIRAKIGFAHLSVYRGVGPVLKAQLIEPAEEIKEMVYFN; encoded by the coding sequence ATGAACCAGCCGGGTGTTATGGTTTATCTGATGACCGGGTTTCTGGACAGCGGGAAAACACAGTTTCTGAAATTCACGCTGTCCCAGGATTATTTCCAGATTCGCGGAAAGACGCTTCTGCTTCTCTGCGAGGATGGCGAGGAGGAATACGATCCGGAGGAACTGAAAAAGTATCACGTGGTAATCGAGCGGGTGGAACGGCAGGAGGACCTGACGGAGGAGTATCTGAAAGCGCTTGACAAAAAGCACCGCCCGAAGCGCGTGGTCGTGGAATACAACGGCATGTGGAAGGTAAGTGATTTTGAAAAACTGAAGCTTCCGAATGGCTGGGAGATAGAGCAGAAGCTGACGACGGTGGATGCCAGCACCTTCCAGGTATATCTGAATAACCTGAAGCCGCTGTTTGTGGAAATGGTGCGCGGCTCGGAGCTGGTGCTCTTTAACCGCTGCGAAGAAATCAAGCCGCTGGCGGGTTACCGCAGGAGCGTTAAGGTAGTCAGCCCGCAGGCGGAAGTGGTTTTTGAGGATGAAGAGGGCGAGATTGAAAATATTTTCGGGGATGAAATGCCCTACGATATGAATGCGCCCGTTATTGAGATACGTCCGGAGGACTACGGAATCTGGTACGTGGATGTTATGGAAAACCAGGAGCGCTACCGGGGAAAAACTGTGGAGTTTACGCTGCAGGCGAAGAAATATCCGGGCTTCCCGTCCGGCGTGTTTGTGCCGGGACGCATGGCAATGACCTGCTGTGCAGATGACACCACCTTCCTTGGCTATGTCTGCAAATGCGGGCAGCAGCCGGAGCCGGAGGACGGCGCCTGGGTGAAAATCCGGGCAAAAATCGGATTTGCGCATCTTTCCGTGTACCGCGGCGTCGGTCCGGTGCTGAAAGCACAGCTTATAGAGCCGGCGGAAGAAATCAAAGAGATGGTATATTTTAATTAA
- a CDS encoding L-2-amino-thiazoline-4-carboxylic acid hydrolase produces MKYNGFYFWLFRRPMKQVLRENYGKAYADEIIKKSRKTYRKLVAEADDIGNDNPMAYNELFALVFVSPYVASQKKIPPAIVQEMMRRSLYHIKWYFSRTDLNTDRGKRENKKNIVKYVKWYTPEKEKRYPTSFKVDFVGQPCEGACYYRITRCPICAYAKKLGVDELMPLFCELDNVMITLQHGVLHRSKTLADGGGYCDYYITGDKENI; encoded by the coding sequence ATGAAATATAACGGTTTTTATTTCTGGCTGTTCAGGCGCCCGATGAAACAGGTGCTCAGAGAAAATTACGGCAAAGCCTATGCGGATGAAATCATAAAGAAAAGCCGGAAGACCTATCGGAAGCTTGTTGCGGAAGCCGACGATATCGGAAACGATAATCCGATGGCATACAATGAGCTGTTCGCCCTTGTTTTCGTCTCCCCCTATGTGGCAAGCCAGAAAAAAATTCCGCCCGCAATCGTGCAGGAAATGATGCGCCGTTCCCTGTATCATATTAAATGGTATTTCAGCCGGACCGATTTGAACACGGACCGCGGAAAACGTGAGAACAAGAAGAATATTGTAAAATATGTGAAATGGTACACACCGGAAAAAGAGAAGCGCTACCCAACCTCCTTTAAGGTGGATTTCGTCGGTCAGCCCTGCGAAGGAGCATGTTATTACCGGATTACACGCTGCCCTATCTGCGCCTATGCAAAAAAACTGGGCGTGGATGAGCTGATGCCGCTGTTCTGCGAGCTGGATAATGTGATGATTACGCTCCAGCACGGAGTCCTGCACCGCAGCAAAACCCTGGCGGACGGCGGCGGCTACTGCGATTATTATATTACCGGGGACAAAGAAAACATATAA
- a CDS encoding flavodoxin encodes MMKAKKLFAVILTGITAAGLLAGCGSAAGSQTQSTSGTEASTTEEAQSTSGTETSTAEAAQSTSDTEASTTEEAQSGKVLVVYYSATGNTGEVAGYIADAMDGDLFEVEPAEPYTDEDLNWTDDNSRVTREHEDESLRNVELVSTTVEDWDSYDTVFIGYPIWWGIAAWPMDTFVEANDFTGKTVIPFCTSASSGLGESGELLAELAGTGDWLEGERFRSGADEGDVQEWVEGLGL; translated from the coding sequence ATGATGAAGGCAAAAAAATTATTCGCGGTGATATTAACGGGAATTACGGCAGCAGGGCTTCTTGCAGGGTGCGGCTCTGCTGCAGGCAGCCAGACACAGAGCACGTCCGGTACGGAAGCGAGCACGACAGAAGAGGCGCAGAGCACATCCGGCACAGAGACGAGCACGGCAGAAGCGGCGCAGAGCACATCCGATACTGAGGCGAGCACGACAGAAGAGGCGCAAAGCGGAAAGGTGCTTGTGGTTTATTACTCAGCAACCGGCAATACCGGAGAGGTGGCAGGGTATATTGCAGACGCGATGGACGGCGACCTCTTTGAGGTGGAACCTGCAGAGCCGTACACCGACGAGGATTTAAACTGGACGGATGATAACAGCCGTGTGACACGGGAGCACGAGGACGAAAGTCTGAGAAATGTAGAGCTTGTATCGACGACGGTAGAAGACTGGGATTCCTACGATACCGTATTTATCGGCTATCCCATCTGGTGGGGTATCGCCGCGTGGCCGATGGACACTTTTGTAGAGGCAAATGATTTTACCGGCAAGACGGTCATCCCGTTCTGCACCTCCGCATCTTCGGGGCTGGGAGAGAGCGGCGAGCTTCTGGCGGAACTGGCAGGCACTGGCGACTGGCTGGAGGGAGAGCGCTTCCGCTCCGGCGCAGACGAGGGCGACGTGCAGGAATGGGTGGAAGGTCTCGGACTGTAA
- a CDS encoding MATE family efflux transporter, with protein sequence MQYDLTEGNITKKLLRFALPLIAGNLLQQLYNVADTWIVGRFLGADALAAVGSSYTLMVFLTSILLGLCMGSGAFFSMQFGRRDFDCMKNGFFLSFLLIGAVTLLLNILVYPGMDFILTFMRVPSGIRPLMQEYLLYVFAGIFATFLYNYFASLLRAVGNSVIPLIFLAVCALLNVALDLLFVLVFHWGVKGAAIATALSQYVSGTGILLYYYLCFPHLRIKKAHMRWNASILKDIAGLSALTCLQQSVMNLGILMVQGLVNSFGTAVMAAFAAAVKIDSFAYMPVQDFGNAFSTFIAQNYGAGKKERIRSGIRSAAVTAVVFSLTVGLSVCFFARPLMGLFVDSSRADIIAIGAGYLRIEAVFYSGIGILFLFYGYFRAVGRPGISVILTVISLGTRVILAYLLSAIPQIGVTGIWVSIPIGWILADITGALLLQKYAL encoded by the coding sequence ATGCAGTACGATCTAACCGAAGGAAATATTACAAAGAAGCTTTTAAGGTTTGCGCTCCCGCTGATAGCAGGAAATCTTCTTCAGCAGCTTTATAATGTGGCAGACACCTGGATCGTCGGGCGTTTTCTGGGCGCGGATGCCCTCGCCGCCGTCGGCTCCTCCTATACGCTAATGGTGTTTCTTACCTCCATCCTGCTGGGTCTCTGCATGGGAAGCGGAGCCTTTTTTTCCATGCAGTTTGGCAGGCGGGATTTTGACTGTATGAAAAACGGTTTTTTTCTGTCCTTTCTTCTGATTGGAGCTGTCACGCTGCTTTTGAATATCCTGGTCTATCCCGGTATGGACTTTATTCTGACGTTTATGCGCGTGCCTTCCGGTATACGCCCGCTGATGCAGGAATACCTGCTGTATGTATTTGCCGGCATTTTCGCCACGTTCCTTTATAACTACTTTGCCAGTCTTCTGCGCGCGGTCGGAAATTCTGTGATACCGCTGATTTTCCTTGCCGTCTGTGCACTTCTTAACGTAGCACTTGATTTGCTGTTTGTGCTGGTATTTCACTGGGGCGTAAAAGGCGCCGCTATCGCCACGGCACTCTCGCAGTATGTCTCCGGCACCGGTATCCTGCTTTACTACTATCTGTGCTTCCCGCATCTGCGCATAAAAAAAGCGCATATGCGCTGGAATGCTTCTATTCTGAAGGATATCGCCGGACTGTCCGCACTTACCTGCCTGCAGCAGTCTGTGATGAATCTGGGGATTCTGATGGTGCAGGGACTCGTAAACAGCTTCGGCACCGCCGTGATGGCGGCCTTTGCCGCCGCTGTCAAAATTGATTCCTTCGCCTATATGCCCGTGCAGGATTTCGGCAATGCATTTTCCACCTTTATCGCGCAGAATTATGGCGCAGGCAAAAAGGAACGCATACGCTCCGGTATCCGCAGTGCCGCCGTCACTGCCGTTGTCTTCAGTCTGACTGTGGGGCTGTCCGTCTGCTTCTTTGCACGCCCGCTGATGGGGCTTTTCGTCGACAGCTCCCGCGCCGATATCATTGCCATCGGCGCAGGCTATCTGCGAATCGAAGCCGTCTTTTATTCCGGCATCGGTATCCTGTTTCTTTTTTACGGTTATTTCCGCGCAGTCGGCCGCCCCGGTATTTCCGTTATACTCACGGTTATCTCACTCGGAACGCGCGTCATCCTCGCCTATCTGCTCTCCGCGATCCCGCAGATTGGCGTCACCGGCATCTGGGTCTCCATCCCCATCGGCTGGATACTGGCGGATATTACCGGCGCGCTCCTGCTGCAAAAATATGCACTGTAA
- a CDS encoding CobW family GTP-binding protein, producing MTKIDIISGFLGAGKTTLIKKLLKEAFSGEQVVLIENEFGEIGIDGGFLKESGIEIREMNSGCICCSLVGDFGKSLKEVVDTYHPDRILIEPSGVGKLSDVIKAVQDVQEKIDAKLNSFTTVVDVTKCKLYNKNFGEFFSNQIEYAGAIILSRTDKAKPEKVQESLAILRALNAKAPIITTPVASLPGEKLLETMEGSKSLEEELLAELRCPECGEIHEHGETCGCGHDHDHEHHHDHEHDGHDHEHHHDHEHDDHDHHEHEDHEHGDHDHHGHEDHEHGEHDHHGHEEHDHEHHHDHEHEEHEHHHDHECGCGHDHDHEHHHHGHHHADEVFTSWGCETIKTYTKDEISRILQTLENDSQYGTILRAKGMVAGADGEWIYFDMVPQEHEVRSGAAEYTGRLCVIGSALNEAKLAELFGV from the coding sequence ATGACCAAAATAGATATTATTTCCGGCTTTCTGGGCGCCGGAAAAACAACACTGATTAAAAAGCTGCTGAAGGAGGCGTTCTCCGGAGAGCAGGTAGTATTGATTGAAAATGAGTTCGGAGAAATCGGCATTGATGGCGGTTTCCTGAAGGAATCCGGCATTGAGATCCGGGAGATGAATTCCGGCTGCATCTGCTGCTCGCTGGTGGGGGATTTCGGAAAATCCCTGAAAGAAGTGGTGGACACCTATCATCCGGACCGTATTCTGATTGAACCGTCCGGCGTCGGCAAGCTGTCGGATGTGATCAAGGCGGTACAGGATGTACAGGAAAAGATCGACGCAAAGCTGAACAGCTTTACAACGGTTGTGGATGTTACGAAGTGTAAGCTTTATAATAAAAACTTCGGGGAATTTTTCAGCAATCAGATTGAATACGCAGGCGCGATTATTTTGAGCAGAACGGATAAGGCGAAGCCGGAAAAGGTGCAGGAGAGCCTGGCGATTCTGCGCGCACTGAATGCGAAGGCGCCGATTATCACGACGCCGGTTGCCAGTCTGCCGGGTGAAAAGCTTCTGGAAACGATGGAAGGAAGCAAATCTCTGGAGGAAGAGCTGCTTGCGGAGCTTCGTTGCCCGGAGTGCGGGGAAATCCATGAGCATGGAGAAACGTGCGGCTGCGGACATGACCACGACCACGAACATCATCATGACCATGAGCATGACGGACATGACCACGAACATCATCATGACCATGAGCACGATGACCATGACCACCATGAGCACGAAGACCATGAACACGGCGACCATGACCACCACGGGCACGAAGACCATGAGCATGGTGAGCACGACCATCATGGACATGAGGAACATGACCACGAGCATCATCACGACCATGAGCATGAGGAGCACGAACATCATCACGACCATGAATGCGGCTGCGGACACGATCATGACCATGAGCACCATCATCACGGACATCATCATGCGGATGAAGTCTTTACGAGCTGGGGCTGTGAGACGATTAAGACGTATACGAAGGATGAGATCAGCCGGATTCTGCAGACGCTGGAGAATGACAGCCAATATGGCACGATTCTGCGCGCAAAGGGCATGGTAGCCGGAGCGGACGGAGAGTGGATTTATTTTGACATGGTACCGCAGGAGCATGAGGTTCGCAGCGGTGCGGCGGAATATACCGGTCGTCTCTGCGTAATCGGTTCTGCTTTGAATGAAGCAAAGCTGGCAGAGCTTTTCGGCGTGTAG